The Heterodontus francisci isolate sHetFra1 chromosome 33, sHetFra1.hap1, whole genome shotgun sequence genome has a segment encoding these proteins:
- the LOC137347953 gene encoding leucine-rich repeat-containing protein 46-like isoform X2, whose protein sequence is MSLIAKRNLQLPAEKQTPEDLTQAVAKLMTVRLDRENIGALGNLECLGNVYSLYLQQNQIKKIENLELLHSLRFLTLAANRIQKVENLKTLQKLGFLDLSNNQIEQLDPGEFPESLIILNMSDNDCTKQEGYREQVIEALPALQQLDGNSVQRRKGPNEAGKEDGDSGNSESEEDTEEQNDTETEKEDSLPEISASLGKVKEFFAEIHKEMVCRSQQRRKEAETGHKLRMNELEEIRNQITQRLYEPVRMKKVCSYQESDPNVGSSEGGPREMKIKELQLKFLTDNPGEQSQG, encoded by the exons ATGTCACTGATTGCCAAGCGAAATTTGCAACTCCCTGCAGAAAAACAGACACCAGAAGACCT aacacaagctgtggcAAAGCTGATGACTGTTCGACTAGACAGGGAGAATATTGGAGCCCTTGGAAATCTTGAGTGCTTGGGAAATGTCTACAGTCTTTACCTTCAACAG AATCAAATTAAGAAGATAGAAAATTTAGAATTGCTTCACAGTTTAAG ATTTTTGACACTGGCTGCCAACAGAATCCAGAAGGTGGAAAACCTTAAAACTCTACAGAAACTGGGATTTTTagacctttcaaataatcagaTTGAACAGTTGGACCCAG GTGAATTTCCAGAGAGTCTCATAATTCTGAATATGTCAGACAATGACTGCACAAAACAGGAAGGATATAG GGAGCAGGTGATTGAGGCTCTCCCTGCCCTCCAGCAGCTTGATGGTAACTCTGTCCAAAGGAGGAAAGGTCCAAATGAAGCTGGTAAAGAAGATGGAGACAGTGGTAATTCTGAAAGTGAGGAGGATACAGAAGAACAAAATGACACTGAGACTGAGAAggaggattcactgcctgaaatctCTGCTTCACTGGGAAAAGTAAAAG AATTCTTTGCTGAGATTCACAAAGAAATGGTTTGTCGATCTCAACAGCGAAGGAAGGAGGCTGAAACTGGCCATAAGTTGAGGATGAACGAACTGGAGGAGATTCGTAACCAGATAACTCAAAGACTGTATGAACCAGTAAGAATGAAAAAGGTTTGTAGTTACCAAGAAAGTGATCCGAATGTTGGTTCAAGTGAAGGGGGACCAAGGGAAATGAAGATCAAGGAGCTGCAGCTGAAATTCTTGACTGATAACCCAGGGGAACAGTCACAGGGCTAA
- the LOC137347953 gene encoding leucine-rich repeat-containing protein 46-like isoform X1 yields the protein MAQDSPYESKKLVYISMSLIAKRNLQLPAEKQTPEDLTQAVAKLMTVRLDRENIGALGNLECLGNVYSLYLQQNQIKKIENLELLHSLRFLTLAANRIQKVENLKTLQKLGFLDLSNNQIEQLDPGEFPESLIILNMSDNDCTKQEGYREQVIEALPALQQLDGNSVQRRKGPNEAGKEDGDSGNSESEEDTEEQNDTETEKEDSLPEISASLGKVKEFFAEIHKEMVCRSQQRRKEAETGHKLRMNELEEIRNQITQRLYEPVRMKKVCSYQESDPNVGSSEGGPREMKIKELQLKFLTDNPGEQSQG from the exons ATGGCGCAGG ACAGCCCATATGAATCAAAGAAGTTGGTGTACATTTCCATGTCACTGATTGCCAAGCGAAATTTGCAACTCCCTGCAGAAAAACAGACACCAGAAGACCT aacacaagctgtggcAAAGCTGATGACTGTTCGACTAGACAGGGAGAATATTGGAGCCCTTGGAAATCTTGAGTGCTTGGGAAATGTCTACAGTCTTTACCTTCAACAG AATCAAATTAAGAAGATAGAAAATTTAGAATTGCTTCACAGTTTAAG ATTTTTGACACTGGCTGCCAACAGAATCCAGAAGGTGGAAAACCTTAAAACTCTACAGAAACTGGGATTTTTagacctttcaaataatcagaTTGAACAGTTGGACCCAG GTGAATTTCCAGAGAGTCTCATAATTCTGAATATGTCAGACAATGACTGCACAAAACAGGAAGGATATAG GGAGCAGGTGATTGAGGCTCTCCCTGCCCTCCAGCAGCTTGATGGTAACTCTGTCCAAAGGAGGAAAGGTCCAAATGAAGCTGGTAAAGAAGATGGAGACAGTGGTAATTCTGAAAGTGAGGAGGATACAGAAGAACAAAATGACACTGAGACTGAGAAggaggattcactgcctgaaatctCTGCTTCACTGGGAAAAGTAAAAG AATTCTTTGCTGAGATTCACAAAGAAATGGTTTGTCGATCTCAACAGCGAAGGAAGGAGGCTGAAACTGGCCATAAGTTGAGGATGAACGAACTGGAGGAGATTCGTAACCAGATAACTCAAAGACTGTATGAACCAGTAAGAATGAAAAAGGTTTGTAGTTACCAAGAAAGTGATCCGAATGTTGGTTCAAGTGAAGGGGGACCAAGGGAAATGAAGATCAAGGAGCTGCAGCTGAAATTCTTGACTGATAACCCAGGGGAACAGTCACAGGGCTAA